Sequence from the Macadamia integrifolia cultivar HAES 741 unplaced genomic scaffold, SCU_Mint_v3 scaffold1915, whole genome shotgun sequence genome:
GCTGATCTTCAAGGCTTCAAGTAGGCTGTAATTAACTCTCGATCACATTCTCACAGCAGtagaataaagagaaaagaaaagggaagatggGATAGACTCTCTCAGtcctgggtctctcacccacagctatctcagttgTTGAAGGAATTCAATCTTCGAATTTTGGAGGAATAAATCtgcaatttttttaatgatcagTTGTGTCTAAAGTTACAGCAATACCTCCATTGTATAGAAGAGGTTAACGACACCAATACATAATAGGGCTCAAAGAAACCTACTTAGCTTAGGACCTAAGCTAAACAATGACTTGTTCACcaagaaactaataaaaaaaaataattggagTCATGATATAACTCCTAAAAGAGAAACTtaagactccaacatggagttgaCTTAAATAAAGCAACATAATCACAATATGACTAGAAATCGCGGAAGAGAAATTGGGCCAGCATTAATGGAGCATTAATGGTTCAACCAGGCCCAATGATTGAGGCTGGTTTGATGGCTGGCTAGTTGgctccttccttcttctgtaTTACAGGCCAGCATGTCTATCTACATCTAGTGCTAGATAGAAATAATAACTATCAGCGCAGGCAATGAAATAGGAAACCAAATCAGTAATGGAAGGAAATAGTGCCTAGCAACAAAAACAACAGATAGTAACTAGAACTAGCAGCCACAGGTCAAGGGAAAAGTTTCAAATAGCTAAGATCCAAGGCAGCAGGCAGCTTCAGAATTCGAAGGCAAAGTGAAACAGCACTGATTGATCCCTGAAACTTCAGAATAGCTAATCAGATGTTAATGATGTTCAGACCATGAacataactgaaagtaaagtcAATAACAGAGACTAAAAGAAACAGAATATCAGTTGAGTGATGAGTAAGGAACTAGCATACTATGACTCAACAGAGCTGTGATTCCGAAAAAGGGAACTAACCAGTCGTAGGGAACAGAACACAAAAACTAACCTCAACtgatggaggaaaaggaaacCTGAAGAGAAGGACATGTTCAGGAGTCCCACCAAAACTGCATGGCAGGAATCCCACCAGGTATCCACAGAATCACACTGCATAAGAAGGCTTTGTCTCTCACAAAACTAAGAAACCAAAGGTTTTACTGAACTTCAAAATTGTGGAGAGGGCCTAGACCccttctcttatttatagacTAGAAAAAGACATAAATTAGGAAACCTCCCGTGTGGGGGCTAAGTAAAGGCCTAGTACTACTTAACTcttgaaaatagaaagtccCTAGGAActctaagaaaatagaaacaaatacCTAATTTCGTATAGGCCTTAAATCCCTCGTATTTGAGCTCATAGAATTGGCTTGTTAcaatagaaaacccaaaatacTTAAGCCCATGACCTATATAACCTATAGGGGACTTGAAATTAAGTCTAATTTGAACCAATCTTGATCTGCAGGTTCAGTTCAACCCAAAACAAAAGGATCTTCTTCTTAGAAATAATAATCAATAGAAAACACATTCTCTAATGGATTAATATGGAGTAGGTAGAATTGAGAAACAAGCTCAACAAACAATTCCCCTCCCATTCTCCCAAAAATCTCCTCCAAAAAACTAATTCTGTCAACCCCCACCTTACACTTTAAACATGAAAGCGGCGGACCCTACCTATATGTTTTTCTAacaagaaacaaggattgcccAGTAGCTTCACCCCTTGATTATCCTGCAATAAATGTTTTGTTCTGATTATGGTATTCCCCAAGGAATCTCCAAAGCCATCTGACAAGAAGTGCAATATACAAAAATGATTTCATTAAGATTCACCATATACCTTAAAAGAAGTGCAAACCATAGCCATAGAAGCAAACAATTTACTGAGTATAACAATTACGGAGAGAAATCCTCGTGAAATACACAAGAAAACCAATAATAACAAAGGAAGCTAGAAGCATTTACCATTACAAATTCAACAAAAGCAATACGAGTAGAATGATGATAGTCTCCAAGCAGTCTCAAGCGATACACCTACATCAAAGCATAAGTATCTCATCAACAATTGCGGGTAATGAGGGTAGGAGGCAACTGGGCGAAGTAGGAACTAAGCCTGATGTCCAATTCAGCAGTAGCTACAAACCTCCCCACAAACTGTTTCAAAAAAGAGTTTAACCTCTGCCTGAGTAACCTACGCCAAATGCCAAAGAAAACAAGACTCAGATAAACCAAAGGAATAGAAGTACAAATTGCCAGTTTATGCCATTCAGCGTAATtcagaagagggagaaagataCCTTCTTATCAATATTTGTACAATAAATAGTTCTTGCACACATTTCACGTTCATCTTCAGACTGAAGAACACAATTACTATAAGTCgtcaagacagaagaaagatTATAAACCAGTGCGCCTACAGCATGCAACATAATCTATAAAAATACAGGTTATAAGGAAAGTTGATGAAGTAATGCCAACATATGGAGATATATAACATGATCTGAATCAGCAAATTTGCTCACCCTAGGCAGAAAAGTTGGGTTGACAGGTGCAATTGCAGTTTTTGAAGGCAGAACCCTCACTGGATAGTATCCAAGCATTGTCCCCGCCAGACTCAAAGCAGCCCTTGCACCTTCTGCATAATCAGAATGCCAAAAGGCCATTGATTCACAGTATAATCTCACAAATTCTAAAAGAGAAGCTGATTATGAAAATTACCCTCATCGGTGAACTCGATAAAAGCAAACCGAAGAACTGAATTTGGATCACCACAGACTCGGCAATCAACAACCTTCAACCCGAAAAAAATGTCAACTTATTCAGAGACACAGGCCTTCGTTCACAATATTGACAGCTTCTTTTTGCAACAATAGTAAAAGCGTCATACATTAGCAAAATACACATTGATTACCTGTCCGCAATTAATGAAGAGGGCTGCAAGTTGTTCCTCAGTAACCTAAGTACAACAAAGAATTTAGTCCAGGTCTCAGTGGAGAGGCGTAGAAAACCAAAAGGGATAAAAGCAACACAGcacaaaatttaataaataaataagggcaaCTCAGAAATCCCATGCCTGTTGATCAATGTCGGAAACATACACAGTCCTCCTTATTACATCCTCTCGCTGCGCCATACTCGTTCGATTGTTCATCCTCCGCTTCCCTTGATTATAGTTATTTTTCTTCTGAACCAGGGGCACAGGAGAGAGAAGTGGGTCGGGGAGACAAGGTGAAGCGCAAAAATCAGAAACCGAAAGACACAGCGATGGGGTTGGGAACAAAGGAGACAAAGGNNNNNNNNNNNNNNNNNNNNNNNNNNNggaaaaaaaaaaaaaaaagaataaccaAACTAGAGAAGATGAAGTGATCGTACCCGTCTGTTAGTGTTTCCGTTGGCATTGCCGTTGCCGTGGATGTGCATGAAAAAATTGTTAATATAGAGACTACTGCCGGGAGATCCATGGTTGGTAAGCGAGGGAGGAATAAATTCTTCAGCCATAGGGTTCAGCTTAGAGAGGAGTTCCTCCAAATCCCTCATATCTCTTTTGAAACCCTCGGCGGCCACCTCCCTCTGCAAAT
This genomic interval carries:
- the LOC122065184 gene encoding polyadenylate-binding protein-interacting protein 12-like, coding for MAVVENAGTDLGINVSTSSRNFEAGALDLHAPDDVEELKQNHLGVRMGDPNLQQNNQTFRSHDQTFHMKVQQFHHRHQQQRTASSPAHVVDHKPHVQHNLDQGPKNGVQNLLVSAMSTQHGTAGKSAFGHTHQRSNAVDLQREVAAEGFKRDMRDLEELLSKLNPMAEEFIPPSLTNHGSPGSSLYINNFFMHIHGNGNANGNTNRRKKNNYNQGKRRMNNRTSMAQREDVIRRTVYVSDIDQQVTEEQLAALFINCGQVVDCRVCGDPNSVLRFAFIEFTDEEGARAALSLAGTMLGYYPVRVLPSKTAIAPVNPTFLPRSEDEREMCARTIYCTNIDKKVTQAEVKLFFETVCGEVYRLRLLGDYHHSTRIAFVEFVMAESAIAALNCSGVVLGSLPIRVSPSKTPVRPRAPRPPMHLINT